The segment aagagaAACACTACTACCATAAGGGCATAGACCAGTGCTCTGAGAGAGAAGAACACCCTCAACCATGCCAAGACGCTGCTGGCAGCATCCTCCACTTTCTCAGAGGGAGGAGGGCTCGAACGGCTGCTGATGGTCTCCTGATCCTCCCCTAATGACGATGGGTTTTGGGTTGACCATTGACTGACCATTGACTCACTCCCTTCACTGACCACTGTGTTAAATCTTGTGCTTAGAGGCGATGAATGAGAGAGGACAGTTGTACCTCTGTTTGGAGATGACGCATAGGCTTGGCCCATAGAGGGCTCTGCATTGCTACTCGGTGTAGTTTGGATAAGGCCTTGTCTCAGTTTAAAGGTCAAATCGGGAACTGTACGTGCTTTCATGAGAGAATCTACCCAAGAGTCTATGTCAGTCACCATTTTCTTAGTAAGACGTTTTGTCTGGTGGATCGGTACATTTTGAATAACTTCAGGTACATCTGACAGTTTCTcctctatctccacctcctcattgtcTTGTTCGGCTAAAGGACTATTATCAACCTCTTCTAACGTTTCCTCATTCAAACATTTCTGTTCTGTGAAAATCTCATCTTCACCTAACTCTACTTCTTTTTCAAATGATTCTTTATCATCCTTGATAATAAGTTCTTTTGACCCTTCTAACAACTTTCCATTTTCGTCTTGTCTTGGGCATTCAACGTTTTCCATTGTCACCTCATGCTCTTCTTCCTTTTCTGTTGACACGTCCTCACTCTCATTTCGAGTGTTCGCTGTCTCGTCCGTTAAATCCTCAACTTCCTCTTTTTCAGGAGTTTCGATACTTATTTCTTCATTTATCtgttctatgtctctctgtctggacaTTTCGGCCATTACATTTTCTGTCTTTTCCACTTCTCCTGTGTTATTTTCCCTGAATACTTCGGGGTCTGTTATGTTGTGTGTTGATGAATCTTTATCCATATCAATGTCTCTGTATAGCTCCTCTTCATTTAGGCTCTGATAGATATCGTCTTGTATTTTATTTGACCAGAATCGCTCTTCGTGTGTTTGTTTGGATCTGAATTCTTTAACCTCTTCtaggttctctctgtctctctgttcttcaTCAAACTGACTCAGTCTGAATTCCTCTAATTCATTTGATCTGAATTCTTCATCGGGTGTTTGGTTCGGTCTGAATTTTTCGGCAAATGTCCGGTTCTCTCTGTCTAACTCTTCATCTTTATGATTCAGGCGCAATTCTTTGTCTGTATGGCTCCGTCTGTCATCTTCATCTTGATGGCTTGGTGAGAATTCCTCTTCCATCTCAATTTTGTTCGGTCTTAATTCCTCTACCTCAGTTTGGTTCCAGTTGAATTCATCATCAAATGTTTGGTTTGGTCTAGATTCATCTTCTTGATTTGATCTTAATTTCTCTGCCTCTGATTGATTCGGTTTTAATTCATTTTGCACTGTATTAAATGGTCTGATTTCAACTTTGTCAGATTTGTTTTGTGTGAGTTCCTCTTCATGTCTTTGTTTCAGTCTGAAATCTTCTGCTTCTGATTGTTTCAGGCTTGTTTCTTCTTTTTCTGTTTGATTGAGCCTGAGTTCATCTTCATATGTTTGGCTCGGCCtgaattcttcaaactctgttaGGTTCAGTTCTAAATACATTTTGTCTCTTCGGTTAATTCTGAATTCATCTTCCACTGCTTGACTTTCTCTATGCAACACTTCTTCTGTGAGGTCTTGTGTGAATTCTTCTTCCTCTGGTTGGTTCTGCCTGAACAGCTCATCCTCTTTGTTGGTCTGTGCGAATCCCTCCTCCACTCCATGGCTCTGTGTGTTCGTCttatcctctgtcctctctctgactgtctcccTAAATGTCACAGTATCATCAGCTGCTTTGTGCACATTTCCTTTAACCTCTGCTTCCATGTCGGAAGAAAGCGTCTTGTCTTGCCTTTCTCCCTGACAGATTCTATCTGCTGCAATGGCATTCTGAGATTCCGCCATTGCTGTCATATCTGTTGTCTCGGTCTCCCCCGAGCTTGTTACCGGCTCTGCTCTATATGGTGTGAaaggctcctctcctcttcctctccccctctccacatgCTTGTAGCACTGAGCCGTGCTGTCAACAGAGCCCCCGGCCACCCTTGCGGCACCCGAGGGAATGGATTCCTGTAGAGTGTCTGTTACAGGGATAACCTCTGACCTTTGCGAAGGATCATAAACCATCGCTTTGTCGTCTCTGGGGAAGGTGACACCCGATCTTGGCAGTGGCTTCTCGGCACTGACCACAGGCATCACATGATTGTGAGCCCACGACGGCAGTTCATCTACTGTGCAGTGTGTGTATCTTTGTGTATTTGAGTCCAAGTCATCCTCCTGTTGGTTCTCGACTTTTGAGGAAGCCTCAAAATACTCTTTTTCGATTGACGGGCAAACTGAAGTTGCCGACTGCAGCCATTCAGACTCTGGCACACTGGTGGTATCTTTGGAGTCTGTGCCATTGAGAAAGGCTTCCCACAAATCACAAACAGAGGTTTGTTCTCCCAGATTATCCTCTGACTTGTCTGATGTGACCTGAGATGTGGTCCTCGTTCTAATCCAGATATCATCCTCATCTGGAGTCACCGCCCACACTTTATCTTTGCCCCAGTCCAGGGATAGTAGGGGTATCTGGTGGTACGTCATTATTTGAGGGGTATCATTGGCTTGTTTCTTCTGGTGTAATCGTAGGAGACTGGAGGCGCTGTCCCCTAGGGGTTTGATTCTGATATCAGGCAGTGAAGGTGGTTTCTCCAGTCCGTTATGTGGTAGCCCATTGGAAATGTGTTCCTGTCTTGCCGCCTGCTCTCGCTGAGAGAAGTATTCCTGCACTTGTGCTGAACGGGCCACCCTTCGTCTGCTCCTCTGACTATCCCCCTGTCAGTCAACAAGACAAGGAAAAGGGCATATTTAGGTTTGGACTTACTTAGTTTTAACATCTGATCTAACAAGGActaatataaaaaatatgttaACTTATTGCAATAAAACAAATATGTAACATTTGTAGAATATTGCAATGAGATTGGAACTTTGGGTGCAATACCTATTTTTATTTACATACTTGCCCCCAGCATTTACTAGTGGCACAAATCATATAAATCGTTTCACATGACTGAAATAAAAGAAGTATCATGTAAAATTCCTCACTGCCTCCTCACGTACAGTATGTTACACTGACTCATGCGTAACTAACTGAAGTACAGACATGCCTTACTGCAGAAAGATTATGGTCGGTAATAATGCTCAAACTTATTAACTATATGTATTTTATGGTGAGAAATGTGTTAAATACTGTTTTGTGTCAAATGTGTATGTGGTAGTAGCATAGCACCCCACCCAGGACATATCAATATGTTTGTCAGCCCTTTAGTACAAATTATTGACCTCACCAAATGTTTGTGATGGTAATCCTCGTGATTCAAAATAGAGTGCAAATGCTCTGCGTTGTCCACTGTTTTCCTGTCAGTCCCCTCTGCTCTATGTGTGGCTGAATCTGGAAAATAAATGTCTCACAGACTCAGATTCACAAGCATGGTGTTCAGATTTCATAGACATAATATGAGCGATACACACCTGGAGCGTCTGTAGTGGTCTCCACAGGGTTCTCCTCAGCACTGTTCATCTTACTGTCAACACAGAGGAGAGATCAAATTACATGAAGTGTTATGGGGCAAAAGAATAAGGAATACGGTTCCTCAATAATCAAAACACAGAGGTTGTTATGCTTTTGGtcctaaagtaaaaaaaaaaaaaaaaaaaaaggaaacatATTTTATTTTCCAGTCAATATCAGATGTCATGGAAAGCTGGACTGACACTAGATCTCATGGGGAGCTATTTGATACAGTAGCCTTGCACAACGGGAATCTCTGAAAAAGCTAACTCCAACAATCCAACAATCATGCACAGGTGATCCATCTACCATTATAGAAAGAAAAAGtactttttttttataaatgtgtcaCACTACTAATTTAATATTTTCCTATTTCACTAAGAGATAATATTATTTAAGCCTATTACTCAATTTGCTGGCAGAACTACTTGTTTGTAATCTATAATATAGTGATTAATACTTAGTTCTTTAATACTTCAGTAATAGTGTGTTTCTACCGCTTATTGTCAGCAGAGGGAACAATAATAGGACCGGGATGACTCCTTACCTGTTGACTTTCAGAcagcttctcttctctctcctgttatTTACTTCCTCTAGCTGAGGCTCCATCGCTATCAGGTCTCTGCCTCCCTTTTTCTGGCAGAACAGCACATAGTTCATGTCACTGTTGTTTGCCCAAAAAATGCCCACCGATGTCTCGTATCTGAGGCAGAACTCCACTCTGGCTCCCTCCATCTCAAAGGGAGGCACAAGGGTAAGCCTGAACGCAAACCTGTCCGTTGTTCCATCGCTGGAACCTGGGACGTACTCAGCCAGCAGGTCAAAGCTGGTCTTCCAGCTATCCAGAGTGATCCGGATATAAAGGGATTTATTGTAGCACAAGTTCACCACCCTGACAATACCCCTGAGCGCGGTGGTGCCAGGAAGTAACTCAATGCTCTCCAGCTCCAGCTTCTGATCTTGGAGTCTCTGTTCGAGTTCCTCCGGAGACGAGGGCACGGTAAACAAAGATGACAGGAAATACTCGTCCGGTTCTTTAATTTTGACCTCGGGCTCCAGGGGGTCAGCGACCTCTGCCCCCGTCAGGTCTGTACTGTCAAACTCCTTGACGTACACCAGATCCAGACCAAAGGCATCAGCGAAGGATACCTTCCTACGGATGACGGCCGGGGGCTCGGGCTCCGAACCATCTGACTCGTCCGACTCATCTGTGGCGCCTTTCTGTAGGGAGAGGCTTCctcgctcctcttcctccctcactcccccctcttTAATATCCCTGCTGCCCCAGGTTCTGGTGTCTGGAGCCTCCATGAAGTTTGAGGGTCCGAGAGGCCTTGGATCATCTGCAGACATCAGTGGGCTGGCTGTCTGGCTACATTGGGAAGGGAGGACAGAACAAGAATGCCCCTAGGCTGTGACGACACTCGAGAGTACGTGACTTGACATACAGGGTCCAGTTACAGCTGAATATTGTGGTGTAAGCCAGGCCTATTAATAGGTCTCATATAATATGCTAGTCTGGCCCCTGCATTCATCTGTCCCAACATAACGTCTCTCATATCTGTTGCAATAAAGAAATATACCAGTAATAACGAAAAAAGTATAACAAATTTAAGACAGGCAAAAATGTATATTGAACTCATCTGTGCAGATATATTAAATGACAGAATTAGATGAATTTGCTTTCACTTACCAATGGTGTATGGTGTTTATGGTTCCCCAGACCGCAAGTGTTGCATGCAGGTTGCATCTGTCACTTGCAGGTGTCGATAAAGTCCTCCAGTCATGGATCAAAAGTGGAGCCAGGGCCGAGTCTCAATCCTCTACAATGGATTCCTCATCTGTCCTATACCCTCTTGCCATCATACTACTATAATTCCCCAAGTCTCAGGTTAGTAAGGACAAGGAGATAGGACTTAAAAAATAAAGCAACTTCAGGGTAAATTATTGTACAGTAGCCAAGCTCTCCCTGGCTCTCAAACAAGCACCAATCTGATTTTGATGTAAGTGTAAAATTACATTTTAATTCCTTGAATCTGGGCAGATAGGAGTTGTAAGTATACCTGTAAATCTAACATACCCCTTTCAACAGGCTGTAGGCCTAGTTATACAATACAGCCCAGGTATGTAGACCGGTTTCACTCTCAATGGATTCTTTGTGCAAGGTTGTTACTGAGgctagatggattattttagtcTTTGCAGGTGAAGTTTTCAACATTACAACAAAACAGTGCATTGGTATTTCTACATAAAATGAAACTGACATGAGTATGATATTTACTGTACTGAATAATCAGGTCAGTAGATGGCAGTGTATGACCAAAGCGGATTCCATCCATACCCAAGTACTTTGATACTGCATGAGGTCATCTATTCAGCACACCATGTCTGACTTCTACATATATTACTTTTGATCGCTTAtatacatttcaacatcatcaaatgcATTAGGTTAGGTAAAGTCAATAATAGATAGGTAAACAATATACATTTATTAGCCTATTATAAGACATGCAGTACATACCTGTGACCAGTGTGAATGGAGGACACTAAATTACCAGTAGGTGACAGCAAAGCACCATTTTCCACACATGAGCTATATCCGTTTTTTTATACTTCAAGACATCCAAAATGATCTTTCCTCCTACTTCTAGAAATTATGATGGAACGCTCAAACTCACTTATAATCTTCCAAAATTTCATGGAATTTGATCTTTTAcgaaaatcatattgtattttAAACGATTTAAAGATTTTCATCTTAATCGTTGATACCTTTTTATAAAATGTATAtgaatttatttaatttttaatgTACAATATTCCCTTTTATATATTTATCACATGCACATGCAGATTAACTGGTGTAAATTGCAAGTTTGCAATTGGTTACAAGTTTGACAATGATATGTAATATTTGTTTTTAACATAAGAGAATTGTTTATTATTTGTGCATAACAAAACGGAACAATAAAATACTAAAAGCACATCCCTAACATTTAAACAAAGCAGAAGTTTGAACGTCACATTGAAATGAATGTACCTTCTTTTTACACATAAAAACGGATGCAACTGATTTCAATCAAACTTTTCATCAATACACATATGTTTCAGTTTCATTAAGCCAACTTtgtaattaaaaatatatatatacttgcATTAAGGAGAATATGTTTTTCCtgtatatgtaaaacaaacaacTTTCACCCAATATTTTATCTATAGGAAAAgtaaataaacgcaacatgcagcaGGTCAAACCTTGAACGTCATACTCTCCGGTCCACACCGATCAATGCAGGTTCACTGCAGTTAGGAGCAGACAGTGCGTTATGACAAATAGCTTTTACATTTATAAAGGTTTAAAACATGAAGATATTTCTTAATAGATTGATATCTAGCGCTGGTCCAATTTTAAATATTTTACAAACAAGACCAATCAAAATGCAATGGCACAAAGTTGACTTAAGTATATTGATCACACATCAATAGATCAAACGGCTTATCATCAACATTTACATGCCAACATTAGCTATATTTATAGCTTATTCTGGTGATTGTTTGTTTGTTAATggtgattgtttgtttgtttatctaAATCATAGTCTATTTCTGCACATATTTATTCTGCACATGAGAATTTAGTTAACAGTGGGCCTATTTAAGTTCTCCTCACAAAAGAGTAAAATTAcaaaaaatattataaaaaaCCGTCAGGCTATATATTATTTGGGACTGATTAGTTAGTAAATGTGCACTAAACGTTTTAGTAATTGCTGTTTGTTGTCTAGATAATTTATTTCCGTGTTGTGTGCAAACCTTCCAAATAAACATCCTTATTGATGCTCACATTGATTCATATCTGTTCAGGATCAGTAGGTTAGTCTACAAGTAACAATGCATATATTTATTATAGAATACAATACACCTTATTAGGATACTGAAATATTTCAATTTGTTTTACCTTTTCTCACACTATTGTCTTTCTCCAGTGGCCAACTTTATAGATCAACTATAGATCTCGGAGCTGGCTTCATCTGGAAACAAGATTTAACTGAAAATGGGACTGTTTGCTTATCTTAGACTTCCAAAAGGGAACAAACATGTAGCTTCCAAATAGTTTTTTGTTTACATAGCAGGTGGACATGACGTCACATGGGGTCGTAGCACTCCAAAAAATAACAACATTCAACTCCGCGTAAGTGCTCCCCTGGGGCTGCATTCTAATAAGCTAGTCCCAAATAGTTCGTGGAATACATCTTGATGTATTGAATCGCATTGCAAAAACAAGCTACTTATTCGCATTACGCGTCATTCGAGAGCATTCAAACAGGACTCAGTGTACTGCTTTTTCTGTTACATTAGTAATAACAGCAGCATTGACTGAAGACAGCAGGAGCGCAAGACAACGCGTGTATCTCTGAGTGCAGCACTAGCGGAGGAATATTTGAGCTTTTATTTACTCTGCGCTTGTTGTTCATTTTTCTGCTTTATGGTTAACTTGTACAGTCACGTGTGAAGATTTCTAGAAGCTGAACGTACAAAGACTTCTTCTCACCTGGTGGCTCTTGTTTTCCTAGAGGAAATAAACCTGCGTTTTGGTAAGTTTTAACCAATGTGTTTATTTCTTTCCATCCTCTTGAGTTTCACTTCTCTCTCTATCGATACTTGCTGTCTACTAATTTAAATTATGAAGCCATAGTTTGTGCAGATGATTGTGAACAACTTCAAATCATCCCAACAACTATATATTGCATATGTTtaaagtttatatatatatatatatatatatatatatatatatatatatatatatatatatatatatatatatatatatatataatgtttgtTTCTTGTCATGTACTTCACACAATAGTCGGCTGTGCTTTTTCGTTGCCAAGGACCCTCAAGCAACACCGTCCGGCGTGTGCAGCCAATAGGAAAGATAGAACTCTTCTATAGATGACCACTGACTCGTTGAAGCCGAAATGCAACAATGTATCCTATGCGCCTTTCTTTTCAGTATATCAAAGATGGAACTACGTATTGCCATTAGCACTAATAACAATACAATAAAACGTTAAGAAAAACAATTTTTGCATAGGTTGAAAAGTCAGGCAGAATAGTTGTAGGCAACCAGTTGGAAAGTAGCCTACCAATTCAGAGATTTATGAACTTATTCTGATGTTTTTGATATACTCATAAAATATCCTATATGTTAGGCGAattaatttgaaaaaaaaaatgtaatagtcATATTCACATTCATTCACTGGAATGGAATCTCAAAGCATTATCATTTAAATGTAACAATTAAAGTTTGAAATGCAGAGACTTATTTTTGGGCATTGTTTATAATGATTATTCGGAAAGGACAGCATTCACCACTATCATTTTAATATGCAGATATTGGAAAAAGTTTTTTCTCTAAAACTAAAAGTCGAGCTATTATTACTGATTCAGTGATAATAATGTATTGCAATCTATTTTACTATCTGTGGTAATGAGAATTTTTAGTAGTGTCATTATCACTTGTGCCACAGTTATTACTATTATCATCACCTATGCCTGCtactactatagtactactacaGTAACTTACTTTGCTATTATCTGATGTTCCTATTACACTACAGTTACTACTACATTACTACTGCTTCTAGCTACCAACATCTGTTGCTGCTCAGACTACCATGCTTAAAATGAAAGCAAACGTGTAATAGTAATACTAGTTATACTATTATTGTTGtcgatggtgatgatgatgaagatcaATGGTTAACAGCTTACCGTATACATTCTTGTTCCATTCCTAGCTACAGCATATTCCATATCTTCATATCCCAGATATAAAATGAGATATCAGTTTCAGTATTATCCTCATAGTTCTTAATGAGCATGATGGACTTGTAGTTTGGACGATGGGTTGCTACACCTCGGTTATGGGCCCCCCTAAAAACACTCTAAAGTACCTCACTACTTTAGTTAGTACTGCACCTAAATCAATAACCTAGGTGTAGCTTTTTTTCTTATAGAAACGCTAACAAGGTTCCCTCAGTGCTGCACCCCTACGCATGGCCTGTGATCAGTTTTCACCCCTGGTGGATTAACAGGACTGAACTCTTTTGTTCAAGCCGTGGGTGCACAGGTGTTCCCCAGCCTGAAATGCAGGTGTGCTCCACTGTTTCATCACTCAACACTTTTACCCTTCAAATATTGAAATATTTTAGGACCATACTTTATCAGCTCCTTGTTTGGAACCTCTGTAATCATTGCCTGGTAGGAACTATATAAGTCTATAGCTATAGAGGCCCTGTTTCAGTGCTTTTTAGTTTGTTGTTGAAGTTCACTTTTGGGAAAGTAACCTAATATTTCACTCTGCTGACTGCATCAAGGCTATATGGCTGAATGTGGACAAATGGTAGCTGACCAGCATTAGTAGCGCGGTGCACTTATTATTGTGCCACTCTGCATCCATTTTTTGATTGCTGCATTTATCATTTTGTGGTTTGCTGCTACATTATGGTAATATGAACATAAATGTCCTCCCAAGGATTAATGTGTAAACGTTTGTCATACCGTTCAATCATTTCTCaaaattaaagctgcaatatttaACCTTTTGGGCAACCCgtccaaattcacatagaaattagAGTTATAGATTCTCATTagaagcaagtctaagaagcggtggATCTGTTCTATGTACGCTGTTTCTATGCTTCCGTTCTTAAATCTCGTgcttgcgtcttttactttcggtttcgtacaccagcttcaaacagcttcgTACACCAGCTTTTTTTTCCATTTATTTCAAAGCAACTTTGAAACAAATACCTGCTTTCTCATTTAAGTGAACTCTAGCCTCTCGCTTAGCTTTTGTATCGTACCACCACCCATCCCCCAACATCTCATTTTTAATAAACTGGCTGCTTGCTCAACCTTAGAGGTGTTGCTCTGTTTTGGGGAAAAAAAGGAAAAACTAAAGGGTGGAGCACCATAGTTTCATGTGTCTAAATATGAGCCCTGTACCCTGTCTGTATTTTATTGTATGGACAAGTCAACTCTGCTCTCTAAGCCTAATGGCAATTAAACTGGAAAGCTTTCTGTTTTTATTCCCGTTAACTTCATAGAAATGTTTCCATGACAACCTCCATGCAAGTTAAAGCAACCAGAGGTGATTCCGTTTTTtttctctaccctccctccctccctccctccctccctccctccctccctccctccctcactcactccaGTAAGAATGGAATTTGTGTTGACAGTTTTGGCCTTTAATGGCACTTTTGTGCCGCGTGAAAGTATTTGTTTACCAGGATCATATGCTGCTAGCTGTCAGCCTAGAAAAAATAGAGTTCTTAAGATAAAAGAGTGTATAACATGCTTAAGAGGCCCCCATACACTGTAATTTGTGTGCCCCAGTAACTAAGAGGCCGAGAACTCAGAGACTTTTTTAGTTCCGCTCTGGGTCACTTCTATAAGCCGGACTTTCTGCTGTTGTGAGTAAGAAACACTGTGACTTTTGGCCAAGAAAAGCTGTATTGGGTGGGGTAAGGGGATATGGATTAAACTGAGATTGCAGTCTGACTCAAGACTTAAGGCTGTGTTAAGTGTTGTCTTTGAAACAAGTCTCAACTCCGACGTGTTTGTTACAATgagcatttattttattttccggACAAGTTTGTAGGAGTGTTTCATTGCTCATTGCGTTATGACTCATTTTAGAACTATGTGATACTGATAACCATTCTCATTTGTCAGTTTGAAACACTTGCCAATATTTATATTTATGTATAACAGTCCTAAATGCTGTGTTTCTAAGGAAGCAAGGTTTCTAAATATCACGTTGTACGTCACCATGCCACGATCTCAGGGTTGTTGCACTACAAACAAATGACCAAAAACATGTGAACTGCTGGTTCAGCGGGTTCCCAAAACCTCATAATGACTCCTGTACTTTGACAAAGAATAGAACCTACGCAAACTGCAGCCAGACTTGTGACCACTAACCAACAAAGCATTCTTACCATTGCAGTCTACCAATGCAGTCATGCTGTATCAGCTAAGGTCTAGCAGTAGATGCTTGATCATGACCTAGACTTTGACAATTGAAGCACCAGTTGACCCTTTAAAAGGCCATTAGGTCTACCTGTTACGTGCACTTGCTGCATTTCAACCTGCATTATCTGTGAAATTGTGTGATTTCTCTTTTAGTTGTTTGATTCCCATGCGAGAATGGATTTGATAGTTTTGGATCACATCTTGTTCACACTTTTTCCTGTTTTGTGCAGCCAACACTTGTTTACTCTATAtgacagggatgggcaactccaatCCTCAGGGGCCGAAGTGGCGTcacacttttacatttacatttacattttagtcatttagcagacgctcttatccagagcgacttacagttagtgagtgcatacattatttttcatttttcatactggccccccgtgtgaatcgaacccacaaccctggcgttgcaaacgccatgctctaccaactgagctatatccctgccggccaatccctcccctaccctggacgacgctgggccaattgtgcgccgccccatgggtctcccggtcgcggccggctacgacagagcctggattcgaaccaggatctctagtggcacagttagcactgcgatgcagtgccttagaccactgcgccactcgggagattttGCCctatccctagcaaacacagctgattaaactaatcgCATTTTAAactgattagttgattattggagtcaggtgtgagtcaggtgtgttagcagGGCTGGGgtaaaagtgtgacaccaatcaggctcCCGACTGGAGTTGGCAATCCCTGCTCTATGCTATGGTCACAGCAATGTAAAATAATGACAGCTTTTGCTTTTCTTTAAGTCACGGTTAGATGGAGAAAGAAGGGACAGTGTACTGGACTGGTGTGAAAGAATTTGTTGGTTGCAGGGTCTTGCCCTAAATCAAAGATGGAGGGTCACTCATAGTGAACGGCAATGTCGCCATCACTCAGGCGAAATCTGCCATCTTGTATCATCTGTATCACTGTAAACAACTACTCTCATCAGACAGATTGCGAAATAACAGGGCTATTGGCCTAACTCTACAATTGTTTAATGGTTAATTGAGAAACAGGTCACATTCACAAAATTGTGGAATAAGTGTCTAGATCTGTGTGCTAGCTTCATTTTACAATCTGATTATATTGTTGGTAAAATTAACATGGCTTTTTAAACATCTGGGGCTCATTGAAGTTGTCCTTTTAGGAATTCTAGGAAAAAGGGAGGGAATGGCTAGTATTGATTTGAAGCAGGCATGTGCTGCTCAAACAGcaggaacacaaacaaacactgacCTTCCTCTCACTGGTGATGTGTGTCTCTGAGGACAAttctgttggagagagagaggggggaaaaaaactgtTTATTTCAAACATGTTGTAAAAACACAGGATTTGTGAGGGTAATACTTTTTGACAGGCACATTAGGCTGCTGAAAGAGCATCAAGCTCGGGGCTGGGGGCATATGGTGCTGCCTTCTGCCAGCGTTGCTCTAGAACAAGTTACAACACTCTGGCAGGGTCACGACTGTCTCAGGTTTGTTCCTCCTGTCTCACTGGCTCGTCTAAATAAAAACATCCAGGGAAAAAAACAATAGGGCTTTTACAGCTTTTGTCTTTCAGAAATACATGGACGCACTTTAAAGGACAACAATGACATTCTTGGCTATTATATTTTACAGTGATATAAAAGGGAGGCA is part of the Coregonus clupeaformis isolate EN_2021a chromosome 28, ASM2061545v1, whole genome shotgun sequence genome and harbors:
- the LOC121543693 gene encoding uncharacterized protein LOC121543693 isoform X1 — protein: MSADDPRPLGPSNFMEAPDTRTWGSRDIKEGGVREEEERGSLSLQKGATDESDESDGSEPEPPAVIRRKVSFADAFGLDLVYVKEFDSTDLTGAEVADPLEPEVKIKEPDEYFLSSLFTVPSSPEELEQRLQDQKLELESIELLPGTTALRGIVRVVNLCYNKSLYIRITLDSWKTSFDLLAEYVPGSSDGTTDRFAFRLTLVPPFEMEGARVEFCLRYETSVGIFWANNSDMNYVLFCQKKGGRDLIAMEPQLEEVNNRREKRSCLKVNSKMNSAEENPVETTTDAPDSATHRAEGTDRKTVDNAEHLHSILNHEDYHHKHLGDSQRSRRRVARSAQVQEYFSQREQAARQEHISNGLPHNGLEKPPSLPDIRIKPLGDSASSLLRLHQKKQANDTPQIMTYHQIPLLSLDWGKDKVWAVTPDEDDIWIRTRTTSQVTSDKSEDNLGEQTSVCDLWEAFLNGTDSKDTTSVPESEWLQSATSVCPSIEKEYFEASSKVENQQEDDLDSNTQRYTHCTVDELPSWAHNHVMPVVSAEKPLPRSGVTFPRDDKAMVYDPSQRSEVIPVTDTLQESIPSGAARVAGGSVDSTAQCYKHVERGRGRGEEPFTPYRAEPVTSSGETETTDMTAMAESQNAIAADRICQGERQDKTLSSDMEAEVKGNVHKAADDTVTFRETVRERTEDKTNTQSHGVEEGFAQTNKEDELFRQNQPEEEEFTQDLTEEVLHRESQAVEDEFRINRRDKMYLELNLTEFEEFRPSQTYEDELRLNQTEKEETSLKQSEAEDFRLKQRHEEELTQNKSDKVEIRPFNTVQNELKPNQSEAEKLRSNQEDESRPNQTFDDEFNWNQTEVEELRPNKIEMEEEFSPSHQDEDDRRSHTDKELRLNHKDEELDRENRTFAEKFRPNQTPDEEFRSNELEEFRLSQFDEEQRDRENLEEVKEFRSKQTHEERFWSNKIQDDIYQSLNEEELYRDIDMDKDSSTHNITDPEVFRENNTGEVEKTENVMAEMSRQRDIEQINEEISIETPEKEEVEDLTDETANTRNESEDVSTEKEEEHEVTMENVECPRQDENGKLLEGSKELIIKDDKESFEKEVELGEDEIFTEQKCLNEETLEEVDNSPLAEQDNEEVEIEEKLSDVPEVIQNVPIHQTKRLTKKMVTDIDSWVDSLMKARTVPDLTFKLRQGLIQTTPSSNAEPSMGQAYASSPNRGTTVLSHSSPLSTRFNTVVSEGSESMVSQWSTQNPSSLGEDQETISSRSSPPPSEKVEDAASSVLAWLRVFFSLRALVYALMVVVFLFTTLGYNFPVCFALYLFSLYW
- the LOC121543693 gene encoding protein phosphatase 1 regulatory subunit 3A isoform X2 — protein: MSADDPRPLGPSNFMEAPDTRTWGSRDIKEGGVREEEERGSLSLQKGATDESDESDGSEPEPPAVIRRKVSFADAFGLDLVYVKEFDSTDLTGAEVADPLEPEVKIKEPDEYFLSSLFTVPSSPEELEQRLQDQKLELESIELLPGTTALRGIVRVVNLCYNKSLYIRITLDSWKTSFDLLAEYVPGSSDGTTDRFAFRLTLVPPFEMEGARVEFCLRYETSVGIFWANNSDMNYVLFCQKKGGRDLIAMEPQLEEVNNRREKRSCLKVNSKMNSAEENPVETTTDAPGG